A genome region from Manihot esculenta cultivar AM560-2 chromosome 5, M.esculenta_v8, whole genome shotgun sequence includes the following:
- the LOC110614909 gene encoding PTI1-like tyrosine-protein kinase 1 isoform X2, translating into MIILQSVHDGRMIFTGSLLRQIEGLELNSGPDFDLENHSSSREARASAFSEIKSCAIQSSEEFSRNGIASLKDGNVCQKKVTLKSISVIRKELPESNLGWPLLPRTTTLSKEALRKSKARSLSLIERVMNLPTRSFDMTMEKQADSDSAEENISLDAKTEDSNISENKSVDGSSNREDEGRGLLQEISSSSVSALTEESTQFKFGWPLLRIKTSATVDALEESTQASPKSQINMPFKEAEALAGIRELPLMKLELFLRLKSSGCKQFSYEELARATHKFSSGNLIGEGGCSNVYKGSLHRDKLVAVKVLKQYKEAWNDFSLEVEIVSSLKHKHITHLLGVCIEDNHLILVYDFLSKGSLEERLKGHNEKSMTPWKVRFKVAIAVAEALNYLHNGCSPSVIHRDVKSSNILLSDDFQPQLSDFGLATWGPKDTAYMSSSDIVGTFGYIAPEYFMHGRVSDKVDVYSFGIVLLELLTGKKPIISKSVEGQESLVMWAMPLLESGKLEALVDPMLFGEFDTVQMQRMVLAATFCIKQSPRLRPKASQILNLLREEKEVREWIKDYVDDLLQSSYEEIDEFSPEFDQKLPRSDSSFLGLDEDDDSSIRSAEQRQLKDYLKEQQD; encoded by the exons ATGATCATTCTTCAGTCTGTTCATGATGGGAGGATGATATTCACAGGGAGCTTGCTTCGCCAGATAGAAG GCCTCGAGTTGAATTCAGGACCTGATTTTGATCTTGAAAACCATAGCAGTTCAAGAGAAGCCAGGGCCTCTGCCTTCAGTGAAATCAAATCCTGTGCCATTCAAAGCTCTGAAGAATTTTCAAGAAATGGTATTGCTAGCTTAAAAGATGGAAATGTATGCCAGAAGAAAGTTACCCTGAAATCGATTTCTGTGATCAGAAAAGAGCTTCCAGAATCAAATCTCGGTTGGCCTCTCCTTCCAAGAACTACAACTCTGAGTAAAGAAGCATTGAGAAAATCAAAAGCAAGAAGTCTGTCCCTGATAGAAAGGGTCATGAATCTACCTACTCGATCCTTTGACATGACAATGGAAAAGCAAGCTGATTCAGATTCTGCTGAAGAGAACATATCCTTGGATGCCAAAACAGAAGATTCCAATATCTCTGAAAATAAATCAGTTGATGGAAGCAGCAATAGAGAAGATGAGGGGCGTGGTCTTCTGCAAGAAATCTCTTCGAGTTCAGTTTCTGCATTAACAGAAGAATCGACACAGTTTAAATTTGGTTGGCCTCTCCTTCGCATAAAGACTTCTGCAACTGTAGACGCTTTGGAAGAATCGACACAAGCTTCTCCTAAATCCCAAATTAATATGCCTTTCAAAGAAGCAGAAGCTTTAGCAGGAATAAGAGAGCTGCCATTAATGAAGCTGGAACTTTTTCTCAGATTGAAGTCATCTGGCTGCAAGCAGTTCAGCTACGAGGAGCTTGCGAGAGCAACCCATAAATTTTCCTCAG GAAACTTGATTGGAGAAGGAGGATGCAGCAATGTATATAAGGGATCCCTTCATAGAGACAAGCTAGTGGCAGTAAAGGTTCTAAAACAGTACAAAGAAGCTTGGAACGACTTCTCCTTGGAAGTAGAGATTGTGTCTTCATTAAAGCACAAGCACATTACACATCTGCTAGGTGTATGCATTGAAGATAATCATCTAATTTTGGTATATGATTTCTTGTCCAAGGGAAGCTTAGAGGAAAGATTAAAAG GTCACAATGAGAAGTCTATGACGCCCTGGAAAGTGAGGTTCAAAGTGGCCATTGCAGTTGCTGAAGCTCTAAATTATCTGCACAATGGATGTTCTCCCTCAGTTATTCACAGAGATGTGAAGTCCTCTAACATTCTCCTCTCTGATGACTTTCAACCACAG TTATCAGATTTCGGGCTTGCGACATGGGGACCTAAAGATACAGCCTACATGTCCAGCAGTGACATTGTTGGAACTTTTGGATATATAGCTCCAGAATATTTTATGCATGGAAGGGTCAGTGACAAAGTTGATGTATACTCTTTTGGAATAGTTCTGCTAGAATTGTTAACGGGAAAGAAGCCGATTATCTCAAAAAGTGTAGAAGGACAGGAAAGCTTGGTCATGTGG GCAATGCCATTACTGGAGAGTGGGAAGCTTGAAGCCTTAGTGGATCCGATGTTATTTGGGGAGTTTGACACTGTTCAAATGCAGAGGATGGTTCTTGCAGCAACCTTCTGCATCAAACAATCGCCCAGATTACGACCAAAAGCGAGCCAG ATATTAAACCTGTTAAGGGAGGAGAAAGAAGTAAGAGAATGGATCAAAGACTATGTTGACGATCTACTGCAGTCAAGTTATGAGGAAATTGATGAATTTTCCCCAGAATTTGATCAAAAGCTACCAAGGTCAGATTCTTCATTTCTGGGTTTGGATGAAGATGATGATTCATCGATAAGGAGTGCAGAACAGAGGCAATTGAAAGATTACTTGAAAGAACAGCAAGATTAA
- the LOC110614909 gene encoding probable receptor-like serine/threonine-protein kinase At5g57670 isoform X1 — protein MMIRKGSPSKKRRTKKQAFHGILKGTHSSEFLDSDLVLQVSKVYMKGGSISKSGSVQKILRRVTKHRAAMAVVVETNLENSPRKRLSVGRYDAGQLPEMIILQSVHDGRMIFTGSLLRQIEGLELNSGPDFDLENHSSSREARASAFSEIKSCAIQSSEEFSRNGIASLKDGNVCQKKVTLKSISVIRKELPESNLGWPLLPRTTTLSKEALRKSKARSLSLIERVMNLPTRSFDMTMEKQADSDSAEENISLDAKTEDSNISENKSVDGSSNREDEGRGLLQEISSSSVSALTEESTQFKFGWPLLRIKTSATVDALEESTQASPKSQINMPFKEAEALAGIRELPLMKLELFLRLKSSGCKQFSYEELARATHKFSSGNLIGEGGCSNVYKGSLHRDKLVAVKVLKQYKEAWNDFSLEVEIVSSLKHKHITHLLGVCIEDNHLILVYDFLSKGSLEERLKGHNEKSMTPWKVRFKVAIAVAEALNYLHNGCSPSVIHRDVKSSNILLSDDFQPQLSDFGLATWGPKDTAYMSSSDIVGTFGYIAPEYFMHGRVSDKVDVYSFGIVLLELLTGKKPIISKSVEGQESLVMWAMPLLESGKLEALVDPMLFGEFDTVQMQRMVLAATFCIKQSPRLRPKASQILNLLREEKEVREWIKDYVDDLLQSSYEEIDEFSPEFDQKLPRSDSSFLGLDEDDDSSIRSAEQRQLKDYLKEQQD, from the exons ATGATGATCAGAAAGGGAAGTCCATCAAAGAAGAGAAGGACAAAGAAACAGGCTTTTCATGGTATTTTGAAGGGCACCCATTCTTCAGAATTTCTAGACTCTGACCTCGTACTACAAGtctctaag GTTTACATGAAGGGTGGTTCGATTTCAAAATCTGGTTCTGTTCAGAAGATTCTCAGGAGAGTGACGAAGCATCGTGCAGCCATGGCAGTAGTTGTGGAAACAAACCTGGAAAACTCTCCAAG GAAACGGCTTTCGGTGGGTAGATATGATGCTGGTCAATTGCCGGAAATGATCATTCTTCAGTCTGTTCATGATGGGAGGATGATATTCACAGGGAGCTTGCTTCGCCAGATAGAAG GCCTCGAGTTGAATTCAGGACCTGATTTTGATCTTGAAAACCATAGCAGTTCAAGAGAAGCCAGGGCCTCTGCCTTCAGTGAAATCAAATCCTGTGCCATTCAAAGCTCTGAAGAATTTTCAAGAAATGGTATTGCTAGCTTAAAAGATGGAAATGTATGCCAGAAGAAAGTTACCCTGAAATCGATTTCTGTGATCAGAAAAGAGCTTCCAGAATCAAATCTCGGTTGGCCTCTCCTTCCAAGAACTACAACTCTGAGTAAAGAAGCATTGAGAAAATCAAAAGCAAGAAGTCTGTCCCTGATAGAAAGGGTCATGAATCTACCTACTCGATCCTTTGACATGACAATGGAAAAGCAAGCTGATTCAGATTCTGCTGAAGAGAACATATCCTTGGATGCCAAAACAGAAGATTCCAATATCTCTGAAAATAAATCAGTTGATGGAAGCAGCAATAGAGAAGATGAGGGGCGTGGTCTTCTGCAAGAAATCTCTTCGAGTTCAGTTTCTGCATTAACAGAAGAATCGACACAGTTTAAATTTGGTTGGCCTCTCCTTCGCATAAAGACTTCTGCAACTGTAGACGCTTTGGAAGAATCGACACAAGCTTCTCCTAAATCCCAAATTAATATGCCTTTCAAAGAAGCAGAAGCTTTAGCAGGAATAAGAGAGCTGCCATTAATGAAGCTGGAACTTTTTCTCAGATTGAAGTCATCTGGCTGCAAGCAGTTCAGCTACGAGGAGCTTGCGAGAGCAACCCATAAATTTTCCTCAG GAAACTTGATTGGAGAAGGAGGATGCAGCAATGTATATAAGGGATCCCTTCATAGAGACAAGCTAGTGGCAGTAAAGGTTCTAAAACAGTACAAAGAAGCTTGGAACGACTTCTCCTTGGAAGTAGAGATTGTGTCTTCATTAAAGCACAAGCACATTACACATCTGCTAGGTGTATGCATTGAAGATAATCATCTAATTTTGGTATATGATTTCTTGTCCAAGGGAAGCTTAGAGGAAAGATTAAAAG GTCACAATGAGAAGTCTATGACGCCCTGGAAAGTGAGGTTCAAAGTGGCCATTGCAGTTGCTGAAGCTCTAAATTATCTGCACAATGGATGTTCTCCCTCAGTTATTCACAGAGATGTGAAGTCCTCTAACATTCTCCTCTCTGATGACTTTCAACCACAG TTATCAGATTTCGGGCTTGCGACATGGGGACCTAAAGATACAGCCTACATGTCCAGCAGTGACATTGTTGGAACTTTTGGATATATAGCTCCAGAATATTTTATGCATGGAAGGGTCAGTGACAAAGTTGATGTATACTCTTTTGGAATAGTTCTGCTAGAATTGTTAACGGGAAAGAAGCCGATTATCTCAAAAAGTGTAGAAGGACAGGAAAGCTTGGTCATGTGG GCAATGCCATTACTGGAGAGTGGGAAGCTTGAAGCCTTAGTGGATCCGATGTTATTTGGGGAGTTTGACACTGTTCAAATGCAGAGGATGGTTCTTGCAGCAACCTTCTGCATCAAACAATCGCCCAGATTACGACCAAAAGCGAGCCAG ATATTAAACCTGTTAAGGGAGGAGAAAGAAGTAAGAGAATGGATCAAAGACTATGTTGACGATCTACTGCAGTCAAGTTATGAGGAAATTGATGAATTTTCCCCAGAATTTGATCAAAAGCTACCAAGGTCAGATTCTTCATTTCTGGGTTTGGATGAAGATGATGATTCATCGATAAGGAGTGCAGAACAGAGGCAATTGAAAGATTACTTGAAAGAACAGCAAGATTAA
- the LOC110616332 gene encoding probable BOI-related E3 ubiquitin-protein ligase 2, with amino-acid sequence MAVQAQLYSESLCLPLSGLQDSMVNNHVSGFDADLCFAFQESQQPNLFLQPQSSQTVGFYCNNRDAGPSSSSSHSTCDSFISMALSQSLEARLLEIQRQEVDSILQLQNERLRSALQEQRRKQLGILLKSVESKAMSLMKQKEEDLAQATKKTMELEACLKKAQIERETWQRVAGENEAMIMDLSNTLEQVRERLFLDSTRGQDTDESSCCGSCEKEQEDNSTKKMACCKGCNSRASCVLFLPCRHLCSCKFCEAFLAYCPVCDSVKEGSMEVFWV; translated from the exons ATGGCTGTTCAAGCACAGTTGTACTCTGAAAGTCTGTGTCTTCCCCTCTCTGGTTTGCAGGATTCTATGGTTAATAATCATGTTTCTGGGTTTGATGCCGATTTGTGTTTCGCTTTTCAAGAATCCCAGCAGCCGAATCTCTTTCTTCAACCTCAGAGCTCTCAAACTGTCGGGTTTTATTGCAATAATAGAGACGCAgggccttcttcttcttcttcacattCAACTTGTGATAGTTTCATCTCCATGGCTCTTTCTCAATCTCTAGAGGCTCGTCTCCTCGAAATACAAAGGCAAGAGGTGGACTCCATTCTTCAATTACAG AACGAGAGGCTAAGGTCTGCATTGCAAGAGCAAAGACGGAAACAACTGGGAATTCTCCTAAAGAGTGTGGAATCCAAGGCCATGTCTTTAATgaagcaaaaagaagaagacttgGCACAAGCAACAAAGAAAACGATGGAGCTTGAAGCTTGCTTAAAAAAAGCACAGATAGAGAGAGAAACATGGCAAAGAGTAGCAGGAGAAAACGAAGCAATGATTATGGATCTAAGCAACACTTTAGAGCAAGTCAGAGAGAGACTGTTTTTAGACAGCACTAGAGGCCAAGATACTGATGAGTCCTCTTGCTGTGGTTCATGCGAGAAAGAACAAGAAGATAATTCCACAAAAAAGATGGCCTGCTGTAAAGGGTGCAATTCTAGGGCCTCGTGCGTTCTCTTTCTTCCTTGCAGGCATCTCTGCTCGTGCAAGTTTTGTGAAGCTTTTCTCGCCTATTGTCCCGTCTGCGACTCCGTAAAGGAAGGAAGCATGGAGGTTTTTTGGGTTTAA